A region of Moorena sp. SIOASIH DNA encodes the following proteins:
- the def gene encoding peptide deformylase, with protein sequence MSETLQIAQLGNPILRQHSQRVHNLLDERLQQLIDQLIATATAANGVGIAAPQVSQSYRLFIVASRPNLRYPHAPLMEPTAMINPAIISHDTEIVKDWEGCLSIPGIRGLVPRYSRIEVEYTNRYGQYQRQQLTDFVARIFQHEYDHLDGIVFLDRVESTHEMMTEEEYQKQIIDHL encoded by the coding sequence GTGAGTGAAACACTACAAATTGCTCAGTTAGGCAACCCAATTTTACGGCAGCACAGTCAGCGAGTACATAACTTGCTGGATGAACGCCTTCAACAACTGATTGATCAGCTCATAGCAACCGCTACAGCAGCCAATGGCGTTGGCATTGCAGCACCCCAAGTATCTCAATCCTATCGCTTGTTTATCGTAGCGTCTCGTCCGAATTTGAGGTATCCCCACGCACCTTTGATGGAACCAACGGCTATGATTAATCCTGCCATTATTAGTCACGATACTGAGATAGTGAAAGACTGGGAGGGGTGTCTGAGTATTCCAGGAATTCGAGGGTTAGTACCCAGGTATAGTCGAATTGAGGTGGAGTATACTAATCGGTATGGTCAGTATCAGCGGCAACAATTAACAGACTTTGTAGCCAGGATATTTCAGCATGAATATGACCATCTTGACGGGATTGTATTTTTAGACCGAGTCGAGAGTACCCACGAGATGATGACTGAGGAGGAATATCAGAAGCAGATTATTGATCACTTATAG
- a CDS encoding helix-turn-helix transcriptional regulator — MANYRRVEPILEVVIMVKEIEVQASSGNVFADLGLENSDELIVKAELARKISSIIANQGMTQAAAAKVLGVDQPKVSALINGKLAGFSIVRLFRFLNALVDTPHHGRTGILSSSTCLKISYPSKAIFKPNIRSKKPNT, encoded by the coding sequence ATGGCTAATTATCGTCGAGTCGAGCCAATCTTAGAGGTAGTAATTATGGTCAAAGAAATTGAAGTACAAGCTAGTAGTGGTAATGTGTTTGCCGATTTAGGTTTAGAAAACTCTGACGAATTAATCGTTAAAGCAGAACTGGCTCGTAAGATTAGTAGTATTATTGCCAACCAGGGTATGACACAAGCTGCGGCGGCAAAGGTTTTAGGAGTAGATCAGCCTAAAGTGTCCGCACTTATCAATGGTAAGTTGGCTGGTTTTTCAATTGTGCGGCTGTTTCGCTTCTTAAACGCTTTGGTTGACACTCCCCATCATGGAAGAACGGGGATTCTTAGTTCTTCGACATGCCTTAAAATTAGCTATCCGTCAAAGGCAATATTTAAGCCGAATATCCGTTCAAAAAAACCAAATACCTAG
- the argS gene encoding arginine--tRNA ligase gives MKSIVEQLRLQFTQALTAAFGSDLAGVDPMMVPASNPKFGDYQSNVALALSKRLKQQPRAIAESLLQYLDVAELCQSPTIAGPGFINLSLKPAYLEERLREIQTDPRLGVALAQAPRRVIVDFSSPNIAKEMHVGHLRSTIIGDSIARILEFRGQNVLRLNHVGDWGTQFGMLITYLREAYPSALTTADALDLGDLVTLYRQAKQRFDADEEFREASRLEVVKLQSGATDSRRAWQLLCDQSRREFQIIYDLLDIQLTERGESFYNPLLPEVVDYLDKSGLLVEDSGAKCVFLEGFTNKDGEPLPLIVQKSDRGYNYATTDLAALRYRTEQDRAQKIIYVTDSGQANHFAQVFQVARRTGILPENVEVVHVPFGLVLGEDGKKLKTRSGETVRLRDLLDEAIARAGADLESRLKQEGREETDEFKEHVAKVVGISAVKYADLSQNRTSNYIFSFDKMLALQGNTAPYMLYAYVRIQGISRKGEIDFEQLGTDAKILLEEDTELVLGKKLLKLSEVLGEVEKELMPNRLCQYLFELSQKFNQFYDQCSVLKAEEPKRTSRLLLCDLTARTLKLGLSLLGIQVLERM, from the coding sequence ATGAAATCCATTGTTGAACAACTTAGACTTCAATTCACTCAAGCCTTAACTGCTGCCTTCGGTTCTGACTTGGCAGGGGTAGATCCAATGATGGTACCTGCCAGCAATCCCAAATTTGGTGACTATCAGTCTAATGTGGCGTTGGCTTTGAGCAAACGTTTGAAACAGCAGCCAAGAGCGATCGCAGAATCTTTGTTGCAGTATCTAGATGTGGCGGAACTATGTCAGAGCCCGACTATTGCTGGTCCAGGCTTCATTAATTTGAGCTTAAAACCTGCTTACTTGGAAGAACGGCTAAGGGAGATTCAGACTGACCCACGTCTAGGAGTAGCATTGGCTCAAGCCCCTCGACGGGTCATTGTTGATTTTTCTTCTCCCAATATTGCTAAAGAGATGCATGTGGGACATCTACGTTCAACGATTATTGGGGATTCTATTGCCCGCATCTTAGAATTTCGGGGTCAAAATGTATTGCGCTTGAATCATGTGGGAGATTGGGGAACCCAGTTTGGGATGTTGATTACCTATCTCAGGGAAGCTTACCCAAGTGCTTTGACTACAGCTGATGCCCTGGATTTGGGAGATTTAGTCACCCTTTATCGGCAAGCTAAACAACGGTTTGATGCAGATGAGGAGTTTCGGGAGGCATCTAGGCTCGAAGTTGTTAAACTGCAATCTGGTGCAACGGATAGCCGCCGCGCTTGGCAGCTACTGTGTGACCAATCTCGGCGGGAGTTTCAGATTATCTATGATTTGCTGGATATTCAGCTCACGGAAAGGGGGGAATCGTTTTACAATCCCTTGCTGCCAGAGGTGGTGGACTATTTAGACAAGTCTGGCTTGTTAGTGGAAGATTCGGGAGCCAAATGTGTTTTCCTTGAGGGGTTTACAAATAAAGATGGTGAGCCTTTGCCCTTGATTGTGCAAAAATCTGATCGGGGCTATAACTATGCCACCACTGACTTAGCTGCACTGCGCTACCGGACTGAGCAAGACCGGGCTCAAAAGATTATTTATGTTACCGATTCCGGACAAGCAAATCATTTTGCTCAGGTATTTCAGGTGGCTCGGCGGACTGGTATTCTTCCGGAAAATGTTGAAGTAGTTCATGTTCCCTTTGGTTTGGTTCTGGGGGAAGATGGCAAAAAGCTGAAAACTCGGTCTGGGGAAACAGTGCGGTTGCGGGATTTGTTAGATGAAGCGATCGCACGGGCTGGTGCTGATTTAGAATCGAGACTGAAGCAAGAAGGTCGGGAGGAAACTGACGAATTTAAAGAGCATGTTGCCAAAGTCGTAGGCATCAGTGCAGTTAAGTATGCTGACCTTAGTCAAAATCGTACCAGCAACTATATATTCAGCTTTGATAAGATGTTGGCACTCCAAGGCAATACGGCACCGTATATGCTTTATGCCTATGTCCGAATTCAGGGAATTAGCCGCAAAGGGGAGATTGATTTTGAGCAACTGGGAACCGATGCCAAAATTTTGTTGGAAGAAGACACAGAATTGGTGCTAGGGAAGAAATTATTGAAACTGAGTGAGGTCCTTGGTGAAGTTGAGAAAGAATTGATGCCGAATCGTCTTTGTCAGTACTTGTTTGAACTGAGCCAGAAGTTCAATCAATTCTATGACCAATGCTCTGTACTGAAAGCCGAAGAACCCAAGCGGACATCCCGTCTGCTGCTATGTGATTTGACTGCTAGAACTCTGAAACTGGGATTGTCTTTACTCGGAATTCAGGTACTGGAGCGGATGTAG